A part of Bacteroidia bacterium genomic DNA contains:
- a CDS encoding neuraminidase-like domain-containing protein yields MPTLTVSGIVRYQNGTPITGLRVVLVERLLRNWRTLVSTTSQRQGHFSLSLAELPDVGRYYVEVLDERGATLAKEGPLSLRDGDVRLVLTVSDTRYQGEAVFSTLRPSLQPYVEELRQSQDEAVTLEDARLVSARTQVPLGEAWAWMKAHELENQAKSGQNTIPADVWYGLLKENLPASIPSLAQVPLSEIEAALERAKEANHIPASVSVRAVMKQWVRVLSEKALDEIPAGLDASFGQILELTGASRPQRLRLMELWSAHTGDSNAFWAKAGTVLRNPRLVSKVRRAIQLSAFTGFQPQMIETLLRVQIPDDVHAMAFLADMDAAAWGTMIRNAGSAGAEDRAVPTFIKGNTSRERIAAYAKGLARATERAFPEHAFFGRLDTGSGFAESKDMLRAFFSSNPDFSFRKTSARSLADGTDLNLTDIDKPGLLLKELQSVRRMQNFTDRISLIYELRKNGHDSAFSLSAMSQKGFLNTYRDFFETEAEAEETYRRAGTVRRRAYHTSTNAHSSQSIETEATVGPTIENIFGSLDACDCEHCLSMYSPAAYLTDLLHFLEKEEDVFSELKSRRPDLLKLLLNCENTETPLPYTDLAIELMEALAVSDPTQAHQTTLSAAELAAHPEHLHAPAYDLLKGAIYPWSLPFDLALEESRVYLSHLRVTRADLMTRFFKGNQEEAVKSQAIALERLGLSVAELKIITGDTQGDGSPGAGIWNFYGFNAETGYAPLTDPLDGGGLNPAGTWLEQLSERVDVFLQQTGLTYIELLQLLDCTFINPGRSKIELKNAPDAKAGTCKLDEIKLAGLEVGDLVRLHRFVRLARKLHWTFAELDQALHALQITGVEANGTAKSLTAYLTKKEVTSLAQIEHIRKDLRLTVEEVLVLWASLGSVIYTDYSGEKQQPKASLYQRRFYNKTVINPPIFPEDPQDLGALNMQIGGRKPEIMAALEIGEEDLRLLMKDLEPLNQANLSILYRKVILARSLGISIRDLLSRIAITGSDPFSTVEKTLTFLYRSDLISRLGFSAEELDYLLRHQVQPGSRLEPQDQEITTFFEEVDELRKSDDSDKALVEKIVTAFGLSIKAGILLLETYLASTEDPAERLLKDFASTDAPRRRKAYLKMSKVAKLIHDLGLTDKELTYVMANGPGLGMLDMDKLPWAPQNTADFSGFVKLAQLALARKLLKEDSDGLEKVLTLASDPASNEAGWLAALAKASGWELDTLTACDTAVAAIFPGDYQGAEMILTLAARLEMLRSTGLPVSAINAAVAAEPDAANATAVKLAVKASYPESRWNAMAKPLRDALRERQRSALVAYLVQKLPNIKDANDLYAYLLIDVETKPVVMTSRLKQAISSVQLFIDRVLMNLEHKSSDNTLLKLEPEQAEEWNTWRKVYRVWEANRKVFLYPENWIEPELRDDQSPLFEDAVSALMQNELTPETVENAFSGYVRALDEVARLEVVGIVHEQEPAVEDRPAVDIMHVIGRSHAQPHVYFHRKQEHGEWTPWLRIEGDIDGDHIVPVIFNRRLCLFWLFFTQQSEESSPIDPSAKVPKTKFYWKVQIAWCEYHQNTWSAKKLSKSYIATSKTDSNEELNARKKSGIFLRHYFGTDGTLRINLISSRLTHNPNLITMDHFVQAGFENSSDATKWCAVSFVFENTRDEPVVTPGEFIPIGHSFSLPNGLYSMANQKVIWKSGSLGLFLNFQSLTSSGAFAVSKTVPLLKSSPKGNQSMVIQAGAAQPFLRSFSFQDAQKSFWIELMSEPAYVPPLYQPELGDMPDEKYQIQLTYSQWSSTQPLTLEQGYRSSSIMYFSHISELQMVGFVDNFGELIVKVLSCEGNVYTEALSRNTGYQVPRNQAPVKGLKYQVTPFYHPQAKEFIRLLNRGGVRALLKQSTQAGAGPVDLLLPYTPTDVVKYTPMPLVDFSYGSPYSQYNWELFFHLPIHIACRLSSDQRFDEARKWFHFIFDPTTGDPGDPDSGSENRERFWQFQPFREWAKKAPQTLEDLFESENADALDEQLDKWAANPFQPHVIARMRISAYMKFTLMRYLDLLIVWGDQLFRRDTIESINEATHLYILAANILGAPPQRIPPRTQRADESFEDLADNTWTGLSNPLVQIESFIPPSAPSGGSGFGLESMPIPYFCLPRNEQLLRYWSAVADRLFKIRNSLNIEGVARSLPLFEPPIDPALLVRAAAAGIDLNTALSSSSSGLPHYRFAYMLQKVNEFVNEVKSLGAALLSAIEKRDAEAMALLRSGHEQHLLAAIRQLREQQVKEAKEQIRALQKSKESAEIRENYYSSKQLTNSQEAGQLRLADSSLRKKAMAGGFQQYAAILQFFGSFKLGGPTTVGQEVGPKDVGDASISVARFIETTASILDSQGSNILTANGYVRRKEEWDLQADLAKKDIEQIEKQLLAAEIRQAIAERELSNHRLQMEQSEETDAFMRSKFSNQQLYSWMSGQLSTLYFQTYQLAFDMAKQAEQCFDLELPHNKPTGGYIQNGYWDNLKKGLLSGDRLQYDLRRMETSYMTENRREFELTKHISLQQLNPLALLQLRVTGKCDFSIPEELFDLDFPGHYLRRIKSVSITIPCIAGPYTTVSATLRLEKSYIRKDGDKVDLSDASVPVMSNVATSSAQNDSGVFELSFRDERYLPFEGAGASGDWALEMMTDDSLRQFDYNTISDVIVHVRYTAREGGSTLRDEVQAGLKDLLNELKISSSANETGLFRLFDLRHDFPNEWNKMLKSTDTDKALTLKLEASRFPYLAQLAGPEIEALTLYTDGTKKDEAVVPPLTDDKLKMKLYELLPKRDIGEELTITFDQLPAQGYLLIRYTLNP; encoded by the coding sequence ATGCCAACCCTCACTGTATCCGGCATCGTCCGTTATCAAAACGGCACCCCCATTACGGGCCTTCGCGTAGTATTGGTAGAGCGCCTGCTGCGCAACTGGCGCACGCTGGTATCCACCACAAGCCAGCGGCAGGGCCATTTCAGCCTTTCCCTGGCCGAGCTGCCCGACGTGGGCCGCTACTATGTGGAGGTGCTGGACGAGCGGGGCGCTACCCTGGCCAAAGAAGGCCCGCTGTCGCTTCGCGACGGCGATGTCCGGCTGGTACTGACCGTGTCAGATACCCGATACCAGGGCGAAGCGGTCTTCAGCACCCTCAGGCCGTCGCTGCAACCCTATGTGGAGGAACTGCGCCAAAGCCAGGACGAAGCCGTGACGCTGGAAGATGCCCGGCTGGTATCGGCCCGGACACAGGTGCCGCTGGGCGAGGCCTGGGCCTGGATGAAGGCACATGAGCTTGAAAACCAGGCAAAATCAGGCCAAAACACCATTCCGGCAGATGTGTGGTATGGTTTGCTGAAAGAAAACCTGCCAGCCAGCATCCCTTCTCTGGCCCAGGTGCCTTTGAGTGAAATCGAAGCTGCGCTTGAGCGGGCAAAGGAAGCCAACCACATCCCGGCCTCGGTTTCGGTGAGGGCGGTAATGAAGCAATGGGTAAGGGTGCTGTCGGAAAAGGCGCTGGACGAAATACCCGCCGGGCTCGATGCTTCATTCGGCCAAATCCTGGAGCTGACAGGAGCCTCTCGCCCCCAGCGCCTGCGGCTCATGGAGCTATGGTCTGCTCATACGGGAGATTCAAATGCCTTCTGGGCCAAGGCGGGCACTGTGCTACGAAATCCCAGGCTGGTATCCAAGGTGCGCCGGGCTATTCAGTTGTCGGCATTCACGGGCTTTCAGCCGCAGATGATCGAGACCCTCCTACGTGTGCAGATACCGGACGATGTGCACGCAATGGCGTTTCTTGCAGATATGGATGCTGCGGCCTGGGGAACGATGATCCGCAATGCAGGGTCTGCCGGGGCTGAGGACCGCGCAGTGCCGACTTTTATCAAGGGAAATACCAGCCGCGAGCGGATCGCTGCCTATGCAAAAGGGCTGGCGAGAGCGACTGAGCGGGCCTTTCCGGAGCACGCATTTTTCGGAAGGCTGGACACCGGCTCTGGTTTCGCGGAGAGCAAGGACATGCTGCGGGCGTTTTTCAGCAGTAATCCTGATTTCTCTTTCCGGAAAACCTCGGCTCGCTCGCTTGCAGACGGCACAGACCTGAACCTGACGGACATAGATAAGCCCGGGTTGCTGCTGAAGGAACTGCAGAGTGTGCGCCGGATGCAGAATTTCACCGACCGCATCTCCCTGATATATGAGTTGCGGAAAAACGGCCATGACTCAGCATTCAGTCTGTCTGCCATGAGCCAGAAAGGGTTTCTGAATACATATCGGGACTTTTTTGAGACAGAAGCCGAAGCCGAAGAAACCTACCGCAGAGCGGGCACTGTAAGGCGGCGGGCCTACCATACTTCCACGAATGCGCATTCCAGCCAGTCCATAGAGACCGAGGCGACTGTTGGCCCGACGATCGAAAACATCTTCGGCAGCCTCGATGCCTGCGACTGTGAGCACTGCCTTTCGATGTACAGCCCGGCAGCATATCTGACGGATTTGCTGCACTTTTTGGAAAAAGAGGAAGACGTATTCTCCGAGCTGAAAAGCCGCCGTCCCGATTTGCTCAAGCTGCTGCTCAACTGCGAAAATACCGAGACGCCGCTCCCCTATACCGATCTGGCGATCGAACTGATGGAGGCACTTGCGGTTTCGGACCCAACTCAGGCGCACCAGACCACCCTGAGTGCTGCCGAGCTGGCGGCCCATCCGGAGCACCTGCATGCTCCGGCGTATGACCTCCTCAAGGGTGCCATTTACCCCTGGAGCCTGCCGTTTGATTTGGCCCTGGAAGAAAGCCGGGTGTACTTGTCACATCTCCGGGTGACCCGTGCCGACTTGATGACCCGGTTTTTTAAGGGTAATCAGGAAGAAGCCGTCAAAAGCCAGGCGATCGCCCTGGAGCGCTTGGGGCTTTCTGTAGCGGAGCTGAAGATCATCACGGGCGACACCCAGGGAGATGGCAGCCCCGGCGCAGGGATATGGAATTTCTACGGCTTTAACGCTGAAACAGGATATGCCCCCCTGACAGACCCCCTGGATGGGGGGGGGCTCAACCCGGCAGGCACCTGGCTGGAACAACTCTCTGAAAGAGTGGATGTCTTCCTGCAGCAGACCGGGCTGACGTATATCGAGTTGCTGCAATTGCTGGATTGCACGTTTATCAACCCAGGCAGGTCCAAAATCGAGTTGAAAAACGCACCCGATGCAAAGGCAGGCACATGCAAGTTGGATGAAATCAAACTGGCAGGCCTGGAAGTCGGCGACCTGGTGCGCTTGCATCGTTTTGTGCGGCTGGCCAGGAAGCTGCATTGGACCTTTGCAGAGCTGGACCAGGCGCTGCATGCGCTGCAAATCACAGGTGTGGAAGCCAATGGAACAGCTAAATCTTTGACGGCTTATCTCACCAAGAAGGAGGTAACCAGCCTGGCCCAAATCGAGCATATCCGGAAAGACCTGCGCCTGACAGTAGAAGAAGTCCTCGTGCTGTGGGCTTCTCTGGGCAGCGTTATCTACACCGACTACAGCGGTGAAAAGCAGCAGCCCAAAGCCAGTCTGTACCAGCGGAGGTTCTACAACAAAACGGTGATCAATCCTCCCATCTTTCCGGAAGATCCGCAAGACCTGGGTGCCCTGAATATGCAAATCGGAGGCAGGAAGCCTGAGATCATGGCGGCGCTGGAAATCGGCGAGGAAGACCTGCGGCTGCTGATGAAGGATTTGGAGCCGCTGAACCAGGCTAACCTTTCGATCCTGTACCGCAAGGTTATCCTGGCGAGATCCCTCGGAATAAGCATCCGGGATTTACTTTCAAGGATTGCCATAACGGGCTCAGACCCCTTTTCCACCGTAGAGAAAACGCTGACCTTTCTCTATCGCAGTGACCTGATCAGCAGGCTGGGGTTTTCGGCAGAGGAACTGGATTATCTGCTGCGCCATCAGGTTCAGCCTGGGTCGCGCCTTGAGCCACAAGATCAGGAAATCACGACATTCTTCGAGGAGGTTGATGAGCTGCGCAAGTCAGATGACTCCGATAAGGCCCTGGTCGAAAAAATAGTGACAGCCTTTGGCCTTAGCATAAAGGCAGGCATCCTGTTGCTTGAGACGTATCTTGCAAGTACTGAAGACCCCGCCGAGCGGCTGCTAAAGGACTTTGCCTCTACGGATGCCCCCCGCAGGAGAAAAGCCTATCTCAAAATGAGCAAGGTAGCCAAGCTGATTCACGATCTGGGGCTGACCGACAAAGAGTTGACCTATGTTATGGCAAATGGCCCCGGCTTGGGAATGCTCGACATGGACAAACTGCCATGGGCTCCTCAGAATACTGCCGACTTCAGTGGCTTCGTAAAGCTGGCCCAGTTAGCGCTGGCGCGCAAGCTGCTCAAAGAAGATTCGGACGGGCTGGAAAAAGTGCTGACATTAGCCAGCGATCCTGCGTCAAATGAGGCAGGCTGGCTGGCCGCGCTTGCCAAGGCGAGCGGCTGGGAGCTTGATACGCTCACGGCGTGCGACACAGCCGTTGCGGCTATATTCCCTGGCGACTATCAAGGCGCTGAGATGATCCTCACACTTGCGGCTCGCCTGGAAATGCTGCGCAGCACAGGGCTGCCTGTTTCAGCCATTAATGCAGCAGTAGCCGCAGAGCCTGATGCTGCCAATGCCACAGCAGTCAAGCTCGCGGTGAAAGCCAGCTATCCGGAGAGCCGCTGGAATGCCATGGCAAAGCCTCTGCGCGATGCCCTGCGCGAGCGGCAGCGAAGTGCGCTGGTAGCATATCTCGTGCAGAAACTGCCGAATATCAAGGACGCAAACGACCTGTATGCCTACCTCCTCATTGATGTGGAGACCAAGCCTGTGGTGATGACATCCCGGCTCAAGCAAGCCATCAGCAGCGTGCAGCTCTTTATTGACCGCGTGCTGATGAACCTCGAGCACAAGTCATCTGACAACACGCTTTTGAAGCTGGAGCCAGAGCAGGCAGAGGAGTGGAACACCTGGCGCAAGGTTTACCGCGTCTGGGAGGCCAACCGCAAGGTGTTTTTATATCCGGAAAACTGGATCGAGCCGGAGCTTCGCGACGATCAGAGTCCCCTCTTCGAGGATGCGGTATCTGCGCTGATGCAAAATGAGCTCACCCCCGAAACGGTGGAAAATGCCTTCTCGGGATATGTGAGAGCGCTCGACGAGGTGGCGAGGCTGGAAGTGGTAGGCATTGTGCATGAGCAGGAACCGGCTGTAGAGGACCGGCCGGCCGTTGATATCATGCATGTGATCGGCCGCAGCCATGCCCAGCCTCACGTATATTTCCACCGCAAGCAGGAGCATGGCGAGTGGACACCCTGGCTGCGCATAGAGGGAGACATAGATGGAGATCACATCGTGCCCGTGATCTTCAACCGCAGGCTCTGCCTGTTCTGGCTGTTCTTTACCCAGCAGTCGGAAGAATCAAGCCCGATCGACCCGAGTGCCAAGGTACCTAAAACCAAGTTTTACTGGAAGGTGCAGATAGCCTGGTGTGAATACCATCAGAACACCTGGTCGGCGAAAAAACTTTCCAAAAGCTATATCGCCACCAGCAAGACCGACAGCAACGAAGAGCTTAACGCGCGGAAAAAAAGCGGGATTTTTCTTCGGCATTACTTCGGAACGGATGGGACATTGCGGATTAATCTTATATCTAGTAGACTAACCCATAATCCCAATCTTATTACAATGGATCATTTTGTGCAGGCAGGATTTGAGAATAGCTCAGATGCTACTAAATGGTGTGCAGTATCTTTTGTCTTTGAAAATACCAGGGATGAGCCGGTTGTTACTCCTGGTGAATTTATTCCTATAGGCCACTCCTTTTCTTTGCCAAATGGCCTGTATTCAATGGCCAATCAGAAGGTTATATGGAAAAGCGGCTCACTTGGACTTTTCCTGAACTTTCAGAGTCTTACTTCAAGCGGAGCCTTTGCTGTGAGCAAAACTGTACCACTCCTGAAAAGCTCACCTAAAGGTAATCAATCCATGGTGATTCAGGCGGGTGCTGCGCAGCCGTTTTTGAGATCCTTTTCTTTTCAGGACGCCCAGAAAAGTTTTTGGATAGAATTGATGTCCGAGCCTGCGTATGTTCCGCCTCTCTATCAACCAGAATTAGGCGATATGCCAGATGAAAAATACCAGATTCAATTAACTTATTCCCAGTGGTCTTCTACCCAACCGCTTACTCTGGAACAGGGATACAGAAGCAGCTCCATTATGTATTTTTCACATATCTCAGAACTGCAAATGGTAGGTTTTGTAGATAATTTTGGGGAGTTAATAGTAAAGGTCTTGTCTTGCGAGGGAAACGTTTACACCGAAGCACTGAGCAGAAACACGGGTTACCAAGTTCCTCGAAACCAGGCTCCCGTCAAAGGGCTTAAGTACCAGGTTACGCCCTTCTACCATCCACAGGCAAAGGAATTTATCCGCTTGCTGAACCGGGGTGGGGTGCGGGCCCTCCTGAAGCAGAGCACGCAGGCGGGCGCAGGCCCGGTAGATCTGCTGCTCCCGTACACACCAACTGATGTGGTGAAATACACGCCCATGCCGCTGGTGGACTTCTCCTACGGCAGTCCCTACTCGCAGTACAACTGGGAACTATTCTTTCATCTGCCCATTCATATTGCCTGCCGGCTGAGTTCAGACCAGCGGTTTGATGAAGCCCGGAAGTGGTTTCATTTCATCTTTGACCCTACCACGGGAGACCCGGGTGATCCGGACAGTGGCTCAGAAAACCGGGAACGTTTCTGGCAGTTCCAGCCCTTCCGGGAGTGGGCAAAAAAAGCGCCTCAAACCCTCGAAGACCTGTTTGAATCCGAAAACGCTGATGCCTTGGACGAACAATTGGATAAGTGGGCCGCCAACCCTTTTCAGCCCCATGTAATCGCCAGAATGCGGATTTCGGCCTACATGAAATTCACCCTGATGAGATACCTCGATCTGCTCATTGTCTGGGGCGACCAGCTCTTCCGGCGCGACACCATCGAGAGCATCAACGAAGCCACCCATCTGTATATCCTGGCTGCGAATATCCTCGGTGCGCCTCCTCAGCGGATTCCTCCCAGAACCCAGCGAGCCGATGAGTCTTTCGAAGACCTTGCGGATAACACATGGACCGGCCTTTCTAATCCGCTGGTGCAGATTGAAAGCTTCATACCGCCATCAGCACCCAGCGGGGGCAGCGGATTTGGCTTGGAGAGTATGCCCATACCCTATTTCTGCCTGCCCAGGAACGAGCAGTTGCTGCGGTACTGGAGTGCCGTTGCCGACCGTCTCTTCAAAATCAGAAACAGCCTCAACATCGAGGGAGTAGCTCGCAGCCTGCCGCTGTTTGAGCCTCCGATAGACCCCGCTTTGCTGGTCCGTGCCGCTGCGGCCGGCATCGATCTCAACACCGCGCTCAGCAGCAGCAGTTCCGGCCTGCCGCACTACCGCTTTGCCTACATGCTGCAAAAAGTCAATGAGTTCGTGAACGAGGTCAAAAGCCTGGGCGCAGCCCTGCTCTCCGCAATCGAAAAACGCGACGCAGAAGCGATGGCCCTCCTGCGCTCCGGGCATGAGCAGCACCTGCTGGCTGCGATCCGCCAGCTTCGTGAGCAGCAGGTCAAGGAGGCGAAGGAACAAATCAGGGCCTTGCAAAAAAGCAAAGAGTCGGCTGAGATTCGGGAGAATTATTATAGTTCGAAGCAGCTAACTAATTCTCAAGAAGCAGGGCAGCTAAGACTTGCAGACAGCTCATTGAGGAAAAAGGCAATGGCTGGTGGATTTCAACAATATGCAGCCATATTGCAGTTTTTTGGAAGTTTTAAGCTTGGAGGACCTACAACAGTAGGTCAAGAGGTTGGACCTAAGGATGTTGGTGATGCAAGCATTAGTGTGGCACGGTTCATTGAAACTACTGCCTCAATTCTGGATTCTCAAGGAAGCAACATCCTCACGGCCAACGGCTACGTCCGCCGGAAAGAAGAATGGGACCTCCAGGCAGACCTGGCTAAAAAGGACATCGAGCAGATAGAGAAGCAACTGCTGGCGGCGGAGATCCGGCAGGCAATCGCAGAGCGCGAACTGTCCAACCACCGCTTGCAGATGGAGCAATCGGAAGAGACGGATGCGTTTATGCGCAGCAAGTTCAGCAACCAGCAGCTCTACAGCTGGATGTCCGGGCAACTGTCAACCCTCTACTTCCAGACCTATCAGCTAGCCTTCGACATGGCCAAACAAGCGGAGCAATGCTTCGATCTGGAGTTACCGCACAACAAGCCCACCGGAGGCTATATCCAGAATGGCTACTGGGATAACCTGAAAAAGGGACTCCTCTCAGGCGATCGCCTGCAGTATGACCTGCGCCGGATGGAAACTTCTTACATGACGGAAAACAGGCGCGAATTCGAACTGACCAAGCATATCTCGCTGCAGCAGCTCAATCCGCTGGCTCTGCTCCAACTCCGCGTAACCGGAAAATGCGATTTCTCCATCCCGGAAGAATTGTTCGACCTCGACTTCCCGGGGCACTACCTGCGGCGCATCAAGTCAGTGAGCATCACGATCCCCTGCATCGCAGGTCCATACACCACCGTGAGTGCGACCCTGCGGCTTGAAAAGTCCTACATCCGGAAGGACGGGGACAAGGTTGACCTTAGCGATGCGAGTGTGCCGGTCATGAGCAATGTAGCCACCAGTTCGGCCCAAAACGACAGTGGCGTATTTGAGTTGAGCTTCCGCGACGAGCGCTACCTGCCCTTCGAGGGAGCAGGGGCTTCCGGAGACTGGGCGCTGGAAATGATGACAGATGATAGCCTTCGGCAGTTTGACTACAACACCATCTCCGATGTGATTGTCCATGTCCGCTATACCGCCAGAGAGGGTGGCAGCACCCTGCGGGATGAGGTTCAGGCAGGCTTGAAGGACCTTCTCAACGAGCTTAAGATAAGTTCATCCGCCAACGAAACGGGCCTCTTCCGCCTCTTCGACCTTCGCCACGACTTCCCCAACGAGTGGAACAAAATGCTCAAGAGTACAGACACAGACAAAGCCCTAACCCTCAAGCTGGAAGCCTCCCGGTTCCCCTATCTGGCCCAGCTCGCTGGTCCGGAAATCGAAGCATTGACGCTTTACACGGATGGTACAAAAAAGGATGAAGCTGTCGTTCCACCGCTAACTGACGATAAATTGAAAATGAAATTGTACGAGCTTCTTCCCAAGCGTGATATAGGCGAAGAACTGACCATCACTTTTGACCAGCTTCCGGCCCAAGGGTATCTGCTGATCCGGTACACGCTGAATCCGTAA
- a CDS encoding caspase family protein: protein MSHRILFCLFLLLTAVAVAAQPGQSYALFFAVDTYQDSSAYRPLETPVRQAKSLARVLERAYGFQTEVVENPSLGQIEAKLAEYATRFADSTYATDGQLLVFFSGRGQAHYGQGYFLPSNTQSSRLHQSAFMYFMGKYLLESIPCRHLLVVVDAPYSYYVGSATDTEKAAFTGSGEGEKMLQQHQETRSRLVLTSGDSTGQTPDQSDFAERFREALAQSGGADSTLTFPELCGLLGQGGTDIHRGSFGKHEAGGNFLFIRNIAAADSLSWQRAMRAGSCTAYQSYMADYPAGKYREAAAQLVEMRCGQQDSTQVEANAPIGNTYNDGWPVQLERNPDFHWFIYAELEPKALNYGEVLSLIGDPLEPFPKKGDTKKIKVSVIVRILVDDHGNYVRHRVINDGHPIVSKAIVPHLPKLIFTPAIQHGKPIYYWVNMGFHFERS from the coding sequence ATGTCCCATCGCATCCTCTTCTGCCTCTTCCTTTTGCTAACCGCAGTTGCCGTCGCCGCCCAACCCGGTCAAAGCTACGCCCTCTTTTTTGCGGTGGATACCTACCAAGACAGCAGCGCCTATCGCCCGCTGGAGACACCGGTGCGGCAGGCGAAGTCCCTAGCGCGGGTGCTGGAGCGCGCGTATGGGTTTCAGACGGAGGTGGTGGAAAATCCTTCCCTTGGGCAGATAGAGGCGAAGCTCGCGGAGTATGCCACTCGTTTTGCAGACAGCACCTACGCAACGGACGGTCAGTTGCTGGTCTTTTTCAGTGGAAGAGGACAGGCGCACTATGGCCAGGGCTATTTTCTTCCCAGCAATACACAGTCTTCTAGGTTGCACCAAAGTGCCTTTATGTACTTCATGGGCAAGTATCTCCTGGAATCCATTCCCTGCCGCCATCTCCTGGTGGTCGTGGACGCGCCTTACAGCTACTATGTTGGTTCAGCAACAGACACCGAAAAAGCAGCCTTTACAGGTTCGGGCGAAGGTGAAAAAATGCTTCAGCAGCATCAGGAAACCCGGAGCCGCTTAGTGCTCACCTCTGGCGACAGCACCGGCCAAACGCCGGATCAGTCGGATTTTGCAGAAAGATTTCGGGAGGCCTTGGCGCAATCGGGCGGTGCAGACAGCACCCTGACCTTTCCTGAGCTATGCGGCCTGCTGGGGCAGGGAGGGACGGACATCCACCGGGGCAGTTTTGGCAAACACGAGGCAGGCGGCAATTTCCTGTTTATCAGAAACATCGCCGCCGCCGACTCCCTTTCCTGGCAACGAGCTATGAGGGCAGGTAGCTGCACAGCCTATCAAAGCTACATGGCAGATTATCCCGCCGGAAAATACCGGGAGGCAGCGGCACAACTGGTAGAAATGAGGTGCGGGCAGCAGGATTCCACACAGGTGGAGGCTAATGCGCCGATTGGAAATACGTACAACGACGGTTGGCCGGTCCAGTTAGAGAGGAATCCGGATTTTCATTGGTTTATATATGCAGAGTTAGAGCCCAAAGCCCTTAACTACGGCGAAGTATTATCCCTGATTGGCGACCCGCTGGAACCCTTTCCCAAAAAAGGGGATACAAAAAAAATCAAGGTTTCAGTCATAGTCCGAATATTGGTGGATGACCACGGCAACTATGTGAGGCATAGGGTAATCAATGATGGACACCCTATTGTCTCAAAAGCCATTGTGCCACACCTTCCTAAGCTCATCTTCACACCTGCCATCCAGCACGGGAAACCCATCTACTATTGGGTTAATATGGGCTTTCATTTCGAGAGAAGTTAG
- a CDS encoding VWA domain-containing protein — protein MPSLSFSTAANALWLDSLPRQEWYLYFEIQGADAPPSEQRVPLNLALVLDRSGSMQGDKIAYVRQAAAFVVDHLGAEDTLALLQYDSVVDVLSPSAQVRDKAALKRQIQAIEARNKTNLSGGLLEGFTQAGSQKAANRVNRVLLLTDGLANKGVTEPTQLRKLAQDKFRQEGIGVSTFGVGADFNEVMLMGLAEYGGGNYYFIENPDQIPGIFQRELAGLLTVVAQQTVLMISFGDTGLRCERVYGYPGEISEGAVRVNFNDVFAGEKKAVLLKLVADAPLTQEGLSFHAELKYVDALAGFESTTSHKTIGIHRTADQQAYDQGLDPKLAEQIALFLVVDWREQAQNCADLRDFQTANALAQQARAYLEGYFSSHAPSEELNRLYQELLQYEKVLEEMPQMNAHMFSSSSKASRYSSYMRRSKREEED, from the coding sequence ATGCCCTCTTTGTCCTTCTCCACCGCCGCCAACGCCTTATGGCTCGACTCCCTGCCCAGGCAGGAATGGTACCTCTATTTCGAAATCCAGGGTGCTGATGCGCCGCCTTCCGAGCAACGCGTGCCACTCAACCTCGCCCTCGTGCTTGACCGCAGCGGCTCGATGCAGGGCGATAAAATCGCCTATGTCCGGCAGGCTGCGGCATTTGTGGTGGACCACCTCGGTGCAGAAGACACCCTGGCCCTCCTGCAGTATGACAGCGTGGTCGATGTGCTCAGCCCTTCCGCGCAGGTGCGGGACAAGGCCGCGCTCAAGCGACAGATTCAGGCCATCGAGGCCCGAAACAAGACTAACCTCAGCGGGGGACTGCTCGAAGGATTTACGCAGGCCGGAAGTCAGAAAGCGGCCAACCGCGTGAACCGCGTGCTGCTGCTTACGGATGGTCTGGCCAATAAAGGGGTGACCGAGCCCACCCAGCTTCGCAAGCTGGCGCAGGACAAATTTCGCCAGGAGGGTATCGGTGTCTCCACCTTTGGTGTGGGGGCAGACTTCAATGAGGTCATGCTCATGGGGCTGGCCGAATACGGTGGCGGCAATTATTACTTCATCGAAAATCCCGACCAAATTCCCGGTATCTTTCAGCGCGAATTGGCCGGACTGCTGACGGTTGTGGCCCAACAGACCGTGCTGATGATTTCTTTTGGCGATACGGGCCTGCGCTGCGAAAGGGTGTACGGTTATCCGGGAGAAATCTCCGAAGGAGCCGTCCGGGTGAATTTCAACGATGTGTTTGCCGGGGAGAAAAAGGCTGTGCTGCTCAAACTGGTGGCCGATGCCCCCCTGACGCAAGAAGGGCTGTCTTTCCACGCAGAACTAAAATACGTGGATGCCCTGGCGGGTTTTGAATCCACTACCTCACACAAAACCATCGGGATACACCGCACCGCCGACCAGCAGGCTTACGATCAGGGACTTGATCCCAAACTCGCCGAACAAATAGCCCTGTTCCTGGTAGTGGACTGGCGGGAGCAGGCTCAGAACTGTGCCGACCTCCGCGATTTTCAGACGGCAAACGCGCTTGCCCAGCAGGCCCGGGCGTACCTCGAAGGTTACTTCAGCAGCCACGCGCCGAGCGAAGAACTGAACCGTCTGTACCAGGAATTGCTACAATACGAAAAGGTGCTGGAGGAAATGCCGCAGATGAATGCGCATATGTTCAGTTCATCAAGCAAGGCGTCCCGCTATTCGTCCTATATGAGGCGCTCGAAGCGGGAAGAAGAGGATTAG